Proteins from a single region of Pseudopedobacter saltans DSM 12145:
- a CDS encoding response regulator translates to MNTGKDNKSNVCVAVIDDNAQLRDMSVKQLEKSGYTVLFQTGNGQEALQKLKEHGGWPDVCIIEEDFATAKVLLKKHPDLKVLISSTEDDTERVRDVLKAGVSGYVLKFSDPEELVTAIRALSENKKYFSVGISGIVTEYFKNQS, encoded by the coding sequence ATGAATACTGGAAAAGACAACAAAAGTAATGTCTGTGTAGCAGTCATAGATGACAATGCACAGCTTCGGGATATGTCTGTAAAGCAACTTGAAAAATCGGGCTATACGGTATTGTTCCAAACAGGTAACGGGCAGGAAGCCTTGCAAAAGTTAAAAGAGCATGGCGGGTGGCCGGATGTCTGTATCATCGAGGAAGACTTTGCCACCGCTAAAGTTTTGCTCAAAAAACACCCCGATTTAAAAGTCCTAATTTCAAGTACGGAAGACGATACCGAGCGTGTAAGGGATGTGCTAAAGGCAGGTGTATCGGGGTATGTCTTGAAATTTTCCGATCCCGAAGAATTAGTGACAGCCATTAGAGCATTGAGCGAAAACAAAAAATATTTCAGTGTAGGGATTAGTGGAATAGTGACGGAATATTTTAAAAATCAATCATAA
- a CDS encoding conjugal transfer protein TraO, producing the protein MMKYIFAVVLAMWSITAVQAQRMLPKQKGLEVNAGMLSKEVSDNYYLNLTLTVNGKNGNYWIWGAEYAHQLSGYRDVRIPLETYTGEVGYSLQLLGDARKTTTLNAGLTAVAGYETINRSEAVLPDGSTILDKDNFVYGTGGRLTLETYLSDRFVLLLQGRTKVLWGTDLKQFRPSAGIGLRFNF; encoded by the coding sequence ATGATGAAATACATTTTTGCCGTGGTGCTTGCCATGTGGAGCATCACGGCGGTACAGGCACAGCGAATGCTCCCCAAACAAAAGGGATTGGAAGTAAACGCAGGTATGCTGTCCAAAGAAGTAAGCGACAATTACTATCTGAATTTGACCCTTACCGTGAACGGAAAGAACGGCAATTACTGGATATGGGGTGCGGAATATGCCCATCAGCTTTCCGGTTACAGGGATGTACGGATACCGCTCGAAACCTATACGGGCGAGGTGGGTTACAGTCTTCAGCTATTGGGCGATGCACGGAAGACCACCACGCTGAATGCAGGGCTTACAGCCGTGGCAGGTTACGAAACCATCAACCGGAGCGAGGCAGTGCTACCGGACGGCTCAACCATCCTTGACAAAGACAATTTTGTCTATGGTACAGGCGGACGGCTTACGCTCGAAACGTATCTGTCCGACCGTTTTGTCCTGCTCCTGCAAGGGCGGACAAAAGTGCTTTGGGGTACGGATTTGAAACAGTTTCGTCCATCGGCAGGGATTGGACTAAGGTTTAACTTTTAA
- the traN gene encoding conjugative transposon protein TraN, which yields MNAIFKSLLATICLIAFITGANAQQVASNTTKLSMGKVEPYEMQVTYSKTSHLIFPSAIRYVDLGSEYLIAGKAEDAENVLRIKASVRDFDEETNFSVITDDGRFYNFNVFYSAYPSTLNYDLLTMQKASDRENGNDVLFEELGGNSPSLAGLLMETIYKKNKRIVKHIGSKSYGIQFLLKGIYVHHGKFYFHTELRNKSNVPFNIDFVNFKVVDKKVAKRTVVQEKTMQPLRTYKTLGEITGNTTDQNVFLLDQFTITDDKVLVIEIFEKNGGRQQVLQVENSDLVNAKLINDMHLKIN from the coding sequence ATGAACGCAATATTTAAAAGTCTCTTGGCAACGATATGTTTGATAGCCTTTATTACAGGAGCAAATGCACAGCAAGTTGCATCCAATACCACAAAATTGAGTATGGGCAAGGTAGAGCCTTACGAAATGCAGGTGACGTACAGCAAAACCTCGCATCTGATATTTCCGTCCGCTATCCGCTACGTGGATTTGGGCAGTGAATACCTTATCGCAGGCAAAGCCGAAGATGCGGAAAACGTCTTGCGCATTAAGGCAAGCGTAAGGGATTTTGACGAGGAAACCAATTTTTCGGTTATTACGGACGATGGTCGTTTCTACAATTTCAACGTCTTTTACAGTGCTTATCCCTCAACGCTGAATTATGATTTGCTGACGATGCAAAAGGCATCGGACAGGGAAAACGGCAACGATGTTCTGTTTGAGGAATTAGGGGGCAATTCTCCGTCACTGGCAGGCTTGCTCATGGAAACGATTTACAAGAAAAACAAACGGATTGTAAAGCATATCGGGTCGAAAAGCTACGGCATACAATTCCTGCTGAAAGGTATCTACGTGCATCATGGAAAATTCTATTTCCATACGGAACTGCGCAACAAAAGCAATGTGCCGTTCAATATTGACTTTGTGAATTTCAAGGTGGTGGACAAGAAAGTCGCCAAGCGTACCGTGGTACAGGAAAAGACAATGCAACCACTGCGGACGTACAAAACACTCGGCGAAATCACGGGCAATACGACCGACCAAAACGTGTTCCTGCTCGACCAGTTTACCATCACGGATGACAAGGTTCTTGTGATTGAAATCTTTGAAAAAAACGGTGGCAGACAACAGGTATTACAGGTGGAAAATTCCGACCTCGTAAATGCCAAGTTGATAAACGATATGCACCTAAAGATTAATTAA
- a CDS encoding DUF3872 domain-containing protein has product MLLAMLVCSVVLTSCEKDELDIRQNYPFEVQVMPVPKEVTNGQTVEIRITVQRSGNFSDAKYFIRYFQFDGQGALRYYSEPPYMPNDLYVLPQTQFRLYYTSQSTVSQSFDVWISDNFGNEKQISFQFNSRD; this is encoded by the coding sequence ATGCTCTTGGCGATGTTGGTCTGCTCCGTGGTGCTTACCTCGTGCGAAAAAGACGAACTCGACATCAGGCAGAATTACCCTTTTGAGGTACAGGTGATGCCTGTACCCAAAGAGGTGACAAACGGGCAGACCGTTGAAATACGGATTACCGTTCAACGGTCGGGCAATTTCAGCGATGCGAAATACTTTATCCGATATTTCCAGTTTGACGGACAGGGAGCATTGCGCTATTACAGCGAACCGCCGTATATGCCCAATGACCTGTACGTGTTGCCACAGACACAGTTTAGGTTGTATTACACTTCCCAATCGACCGTATCACAGTCGTTTGATGTTTGGATTTCGGACAATTTCGGGAACGAAAAACAGATAAGTTTCCAGTTTAACAGCCGTGATTAA
- a CDS encoding antirestriction protein ArdA, which yields MIQQINTSEARVYVGTYAKYNNGSIFGEWLKLSDYADKKEFYTACRELHNDEADPEFMFQDYENIPNGLIGECWMSDSIFEVLEALEAMNESRQEAFLIWCNNGHRKLSEGDINDLISDFDDDYIGEYKDEEDFAYEQVEQMDLPEFAKTYFDYEAYARDLFCGDYWSDGGHVFYNS from the coding sequence ATGATACAGCAAATAAACACATCGGAAGCAAGAGTATATGTCGGCACATACGCAAAATATAACAACGGTTCAATCTTCGGGGAATGGCTAAAGCTGTCAGACTATGCCGATAAAAAAGAGTTTTACACAGCTTGCAGGGAGCTACACAATGACGAGGCAGACCCCGAATTTATGTTCCAAGATTATGAGAACATCCCGAACGGCTTAATCGGCGAATGTTGGATGAGCGACAGCATATTTGAGGTTTTGGAGGCTTTGGAAGCTATGAACGAGAGCCGACAAGAAGCATTTCTAATATGGTGCAACAATGGACACCGTAAGCTATCCGAGGGCGATATTAACGACCTAATAAGCGACTTTGACGATGACTATATAGGCGAATATAAGGACGAGGAAGATTTTGCCTATGAACAGGTAGAGCAAATGGACTTGCCCGAATTTGCAAAAACGTACTTCGATTATGAGGCTTATGCCCGTGACCTGTTTTGCGGTGATTATTGGAGCGATGGAGGTCATGTATTTTACAATTCCTAA
- the traK gene encoding conjugative transposon protein TraK, with protein sequence MEFKTLRNIENSFRQIRLYAIVFAVLCIGVVGFSAWKAYEFAEAQRQKIYVLDKGKSLMLALSQDASINRPVEAREHVKRFHELFFTLAPDKNAIESNMKRAFNLADKSAFDYYKDLSEKGYYNRIISGNVQQRIEVDSVVCNFDTYPYTVRTYAKQFIIRPSNVTRRNLVTSCLLLNSVKSDNNPQGFNIEKFAVLENRDVEVIDR encoded by the coding sequence ATGGAATTTAAAACACTAAGAAATATAGAAAACAGCTTTAGGCAAATACGGCTGTACGCCATCGTATTTGCCGTACTCTGTATTGGTGTGGTAGGCTTTAGCGCATGGAAAGCCTATGAGTTTGCGGAAGCACAACGCCAAAAAATATATGTATTGGACAAAGGAAAATCCTTGATGTTGGCACTCTCGCAGGATGCAAGCATCAACAGACCTGTTGAGGCAAGGGAACACGTTAAACGTTTCCATGAACTGTTCTTTACGCTCGCACCGGATAAGAACGCTATCGAAAGCAACATGAAAAGGGCTTTTAATCTTGCCGACAAATCGGCATTCGATTACTACAAAGACCTTTCGGAAAAAGGCTATTACAACCGTATCATTTCGGGCAATGTGCAACAGCGCATCGAAGTGGACAGCGTGGTCTGCAACTTCGATACCTATCCCTATACAGTACGGACGTATGCCAAACAGTTTATCATCCGTCCAAGCAATGTGACCAGACGGAATTTGGTCACTTCATGCCTATTGTTAAACTCGGTCAAGTCTGACAACAATCCGCAAGGTTTCAATATCGAAAAGTTTGCCGTGTTGGAAAACAGGGATGTTGAAGTCATAGACCGCTAA
- a CDS encoding lactonase family protein gives MYHSLCSAKDKYFLVIGTYTKSQDKGIFVYEFDTKIGGLKFVSNTEQIKNPSFLTFNKKQDKIYSVGEENGGLVYSFDFDQTTGRLKLINQQRTNGVHPCYVTLSNDDKYLFAANYSSGNLSSFPIGEKGEIHKIDQLIQHLGKGIKPQQNSAHAHSIINIPNTDQFLSADLGADKIYRYLYNPQQKEILSPYPSQEYIELEKGVGPRHITFNQTGKIAYVINELEATVSVLVLNDDKFSEIQQIRMNSDDFSGVNGAADIHISKDGKFLYASNRGSANEIVIFSVDKKSGKLIRTGNQSTLGKAPRNFAIDPTDNFLLVANQNTNDVIVFKRDKKTGTLSDTGNKINIGSPVCLIFSKQQ, from the coding sequence ATGTATCATTCATTATGTAGTGCTAAAGACAAGTATTTCCTTGTGATTGGAACCTATACCAAATCACAGGACAAGGGAATATTTGTTTATGAGTTCGACACAAAAATCGGCGGTTTAAAATTTGTTAGCAATACGGAACAAATAAAAAATCCATCATTTTTGACTTTCAACAAAAAGCAGGATAAAATATATTCTGTAGGCGAAGAAAATGGTGGCTTGGTTTATTCTTTTGATTTTGATCAGACAACCGGACGATTAAAATTAATTAATCAACAGCGTACAAATGGTGTTCATCCCTGCTATGTGACTTTAAGTAATGATGATAAATATCTGTTTGCTGCAAATTACAGCAGTGGAAACTTAAGCTCATTTCCTATCGGTGAAAAAGGTGAAATACACAAAATAGACCAACTTATACAACATTTGGGGAAAGGTATCAAACCGCAGCAAAATTCGGCCCACGCCCATAGTATTATAAATATTCCGAACACTGATCAATTCCTTTCCGCTGATTTGGGAGCAGACAAAATATACAGATATTTATACAATCCTCAACAAAAGGAAATACTAAGCCCCTACCCTTCTCAGGAATATATCGAACTCGAAAAAGGAGTTGGTCCAAGACACATAACTTTCAATCAGACGGGTAAAATTGCCTACGTGATCAATGAACTGGAGGCAACAGTTTCTGTACTTGTACTTAACGATGACAAGTTTAGCGAAATTCAACAAATACGAATGAATAGCGATGATTTTTCAGGAGTAAACGGAGCTGCTGACATTCATATTTCCAAGGATGGAAAGTTTTTATATGCAAGTAACAGAGGCAGTGCAAATGAAATTGTAATCTTTTCAGTTGATAAAAAAAGCGGAAAATTAATCCGAACAGGTAATCAAAGTACACTGGGTAAAGCTCCTAGAAATTTTGCTATAGACCCTACAGACAATTTCTTATTGGTGGCAAATCAAAATACCAATGATGTTATTGTCTTTAAAAGGGATAAGAAAACTGGTACGCTGAGTGATACCGGAAACAAAATAAATATTGGATCTCCGGTTTGTCTGATTTTCTCTAAGCAGCAATAA
- a CDS encoding recombinase family protein: MRKADLYIRVSTDEQADKGYSQRDQEDRLRRYCEIKGIPVRDVYIEDHSAKSFKRPEWQKYLSNLRKTKNNKAGSIILFTKWDRFSRNAGDAYQMINQLRTHGVEPVAIEQPLDLTIPENKIMLAFYLASPEVENDRRALNVFHGMRRAKKEGRYMGTAPLGYINKITEGKKKFIAPHDFEAPLLKWAFEQIVSNNFNTEQIWKMVREKAEGKGRFSKNNFWVAVRNPLYCGKIFIPPYKEEKGYFVKGQHEPLISEKTFADVQDILDGRKRIVKPKIVAMDNLPLRGFLKCPKCERMLTGSASKGKMGVYYNYYHCTSACGVRFKAETANEAFLKQLRYMSPKEGMIDVFIEAFIKDFNNKTKAQNTERANIIGEIDALNKRYQNALLKNADGEMEDDDFQEVKKLTKGKIEVLERRLNDLAVVGTEIKDLVASTLKKVANIDRRYENGDIEEKRLIVSSMFPDFLEFDGTRHRTPRLNSAIALIYQNNSKLQGKKKGTSLSFLDLSQEVIPLGFEPRTTTLKV, from the coding sequence ATGAGAAAGGCAGATTTATACATACGTGTATCGACAGACGAGCAAGCGGACAAAGGGTATTCGCAACGTGACCAAGAAGACAGGCTAAGAAGATATTGTGAAATCAAAGGCATTCCGGTAAGAGATGTGTACATAGAAGACCATTCAGCAAAATCTTTCAAACGTCCAGAGTGGCAGAAATATTTATCTAACCTACGTAAAACAAAGAACAACAAAGCGGGGTCAATAATACTATTTACCAAATGGGATAGGTTCAGTAGGAACGCAGGGGATGCCTACCAAATGATTAACCAGTTACGTACACATGGCGTTGAACCTGTGGCAATAGAACAGCCTTTAGACCTTACCATTCCCGAAAATAAAATCATGCTTGCGTTCTATCTTGCTTCACCTGAAGTTGAGAACGACAGGCGTGCATTGAACGTTTTTCACGGAATGCGCAGGGCGAAAAAAGAGGGGCGTTATATGGGTACTGCTCCATTGGGGTATATCAATAAGATAACAGAAGGCAAAAAGAAATTCATTGCACCCCATGATTTTGAAGCACCGCTTTTAAAATGGGCGTTTGAACAAATCGTTTCCAATAACTTTAATACGGAACAGATATGGAAAATGGTTCGGGAGAAAGCTGAGGGGAAAGGTCGGTTCAGCAAAAATAATTTTTGGGTAGCCGTCCGTAACCCTTTGTACTGTGGCAAAATATTCATCCCTCCCTACAAAGAGGAAAAGGGATATTTTGTCAAAGGACAACACGAGCCTTTAATCAGCGAAAAGACCTTTGCTGATGTGCAGGATATTCTCGATGGGAGAAAGAGGATTGTAAAGCCTAAAATCGTGGCTATGGACAATTTGCCACTTAGAGGGTTTCTCAAATGCCCTAAATGTGAGCGTATGCTGACCGGAAGTGCCTCAAAAGGCAAGATGGGGGTTTATTACAATTACTATCATTGCACTTCCGCTTGCGGAGTACGGTTCAAAGCTGAAACCGCTAATGAGGCTTTCTTAAAACAATTACGGTATATGTCGCCAAAAGAGGGCATGATCGATGTTTTCATCGAAGCCTTTATTAAAGATTTCAATAACAAAACCAAAGCCCAAAATACCGAACGGGCAAATATCATTGGTGAGATTGATGCGTTGAACAAACGCTATCAAAATGCACTTTTAAAGAATGCGGACGGAGAAATGGAAGACGATGATTTCCAAGAAGTAAAGAAACTGACCAAAGGAAAGATTGAGGTTTTGGAACGAAGATTAAATGACTTGGCGGTGGTCGGAACAGAGATTAAGGATTTAGTTGCATCTACCTTAAAAAAGGTCGCAAACATTGATAGACGCTATGAAAACGGCGATATTGAGGAAAAAAGGCTTATAGTGAGTTCGATGTTCCCCGATTTTTTGGAATTTGACGGAACAAGACATCGAACTCCGAGACTAAATTCTGCGATTGCTCTTATTTATCAGAATAACAGCAAGTTACAGGGCAAAAAAAAAGGGACAAGTCTATCATTTTTAGACTTGTCCCAAGAAGTGATCCCGCTGGGATTCGAACCCAGGACCACTACATTAAAAGTGTAA
- a CDS encoding murein L,D-transpeptidase catalytic domain family protein, translating to MKKYNKIWQFITPLLLFLVTISILSWTDINNNLSEKQSTNSDTLKLKPVEKPPFSSEISNIYQAINLQQTGLGFSVFEKAITGFINLKSENRLNNDKDILTVIDFSKSSTEKRMWIIDLKNKSVLLNTYVAHGRGSGDDIANSFSNLAESHQSSLGFYVTNETYQGKHGLSLRLDGLDKGINNLARTRAIVVHGASYVSENFINTHGRLGRSHGCPAVPDYLNEKIISLIKDKTCMFINGPKEYNSVFLDKEKAENSIRNI from the coding sequence ATGAAGAAATACAATAAAATCTGGCAATTTATTACACCTTTGCTTTTATTTTTAGTTACTATTTCTATCCTAAGCTGGACGGATATTAACAATAATCTTTCGGAGAAACAATCGACAAACTCCGATACTTTAAAACTAAAACCTGTAGAAAAACCTCCTTTTTCTAGCGAAATCAGTAACATATACCAAGCCATCAATTTACAGCAAACAGGGCTGGGCTTTTCAGTTTTTGAAAAAGCGATAACCGGATTTATTAATCTAAAGAGCGAAAACAGACTGAATAATGATAAAGATATTCTTACTGTAATTGATTTCAGCAAATCGAGTACTGAAAAGAGAATGTGGATTATTGATTTAAAAAATAAATCAGTACTATTAAACACTTACGTAGCACATGGAAGAGGAAGCGGAGACGATATTGCAAATAGTTTTTCTAACCTTGCAGAATCTCACCAAAGCAGTTTAGGCTTCTATGTGACTAACGAGACTTATCAAGGCAAACACGGGCTATCCCTTCGATTAGACGGGCTTGATAAGGGTATAAATAATTTAGCAAGAACAAGAGCTATTGTGGTACATGGAGCGTCTTATGTTAGCGAAAATTTCATTAATACGCATGGCCGTTTAGGAAGGAGTCACGGGTGTCCGGCTGTTCCGGATTATTTAAATGAAAAGATCATCAGTCTGATAAAAGATAAAACCTGTATGTTTATAAACGGGCCGAAAGAATACAACTCAGTTTTTCTTGATAAAGAAAAAGCCGAAAACAGTATCAGAAACATATAA
- the traM gene encoding conjugative transposon protein TraM — MKDSENKKVSFLVEDDDPKNGMDATQDGMQNKADKLKKPIIFALMGVVFLGCMYLIFKPSSDKKTVEDIGLNDAVPQASDAGLQSDKQKAYEQEMLEQKMQEKRNSLLSLSDYWSEDSTADPEAEQPDEVYEDGYAYGGGGRRNSNPALNSYRHAQSTLTSFYDNSDYETQELRKQVEELKEQLAEKDVPPVTTMEDQLALMEKSYEMASRYLPQTPAQPNSTDTMVSAKSASQKEHFMVFTPARKNTVSALYREPTDSAFLANWNETRNRGFYTAGVSQQVIQLKNSIKAVVQETQVVTGESGVRLRLLETAQTPVRSIPAGTVLTANAKFQGGRLQLKVTSIEYEGNIIPVDITVYDMDGQQGLYVPYSPEMNALSEIASNMSQTSGTSIMMTRSAGQQMAGDLSRGVVQGVSGYFSKKVRTPKVTVKAGHQIFLVSKN; from the coding sequence ATGAAAGACAGTGAAAACAAAAAGGTAAGTTTTTTGGTCGAAGATGACGACCCGAAAAACGGAATGGATGCAACCCAGGACGGGATGCAGAACAAAGCCGACAAGCTAAAGAAGCCTATCATTTTTGCCCTTATGGGCGTGGTGTTCCTCGGCTGTATGTACCTAATCTTCAAACCGTCCTCCGATAAGAAAACGGTCGAGGATATTGGTCTGAACGATGCCGTACCGCAGGCAAGCGATGCAGGGCTTCAATCCGATAAGCAAAAGGCTTATGAACAGGAAATGCTCGAACAGAAAATGCAGGAAAAGCGCAATTCGCTCTTGTCACTATCCGACTATTGGAGCGAGGACAGTACCGCCGATCCGGAAGCGGAGCAACCGGATGAGGTTTACGAGGACGGCTACGCTTACGGCGGTGGTGGACGCAGGAACAGCAACCCTGCTCTGAACAGTTACCGCCATGCGCAAAGTACGCTGACCTCGTTCTACGACAACAGCGATTATGAAACGCAGGAACTCCGCAAACAGGTTGAGGAACTCAAAGAACAGTTGGCAGAAAAAGACGTACCGCCTGTAACAACAATGGAAGACCAATTGGCTTTGATGGAAAAGTCATACGAAATGGCTTCCCGTTACCTGCCACAAACTCCTGCACAGCCGAACAGTACGGACACAATGGTTTCCGCAAAGAGTGCCTCGCAAAAGGAGCATTTTATGGTATTCACCCCTGCAAGGAAAAATACGGTTTCCGCATTGTACCGTGAACCGACCGACAGTGCTTTTTTGGCAAACTGGAACGAAACCCGAAACCGTGGCTTTTATACGGCAGGTGTTTCCCAGCAGGTCATACAGCTCAAAAACAGCATCAAGGCAGTGGTACAGGAAACACAGGTCGTGACGGGCGAAAGTGGTGTGCGTTTGCGCCTGTTGGAAACGGCACAAACGCCTGTCCGCTCCATTCCGGCAGGAACGGTGCTAACGGCAAATGCCAAGTTTCAAGGAGGCAGATTGCAGTTAAAAGTAACGTCCATCGAATATGAGGGCAACATTATTCCGGTCGATATAACCGTGTACGATATGGACGGACAGCAAGGGCTATATGTGCCATATTCGCCCGAAATGAACGCCCTAAGTGAGATAGCCTCCAACATGAGCCAAACCTCCGGCACATCCATTATGATGACACGCTCGGCAGGTCAGCAGATGGCAGGCGACCTTTCCCGGGGTGTGGTACAGGGTGTGTCGGGTTACTTCTCTAAGAAAGTGAGGACACCCAAAGTAACCGTCAAAGCCGGTCATCAAATTTTCCTTGTTTCAAAAAACTAA
- a CDS encoding tetratricopeptide repeat-containing sensor histidine kinase, giving the protein MGELAIQKRNFTEAIKYFRKSGMLFSNIRDTLFIAKSSLNMADIYESLQKPDSAIKYYNKSLLLFENLKDLDKQSLIYTNLGIVCDYIGDYSNAMRNYVKSFEIDKSLKNTDSYGVHLNNIGQVFTSLKLNKKAIDYLTQSVKASGLINDTLTMCYAYVGLNNAHLNAGNIKAAEDFINKAIDLQSKLKEKDYFLLSLSYTDLGRVFISKNQFLLAEKNLKTAFEIGKKYDHLYCKLYALGYTAQLHNQLNEFSKAESTSKLALSLLSDVKLTPVRITILNQLKETYARQQLFDKAYQIQEEIHDLNRLNTYEIHVKNISELSANLDLSQEKRINDLRVSKQREELMVRIEKQKIIIFFTILVLACLGVLAINSIKNHNNQKQINNALMLKNKEIEANRKEIDKQSRDLVQLNEYKDVIFTIISHDLRKPLGHLSSILELLENHIIDEQDLKTVIPHISKNVKNTSQILDSLLVWAKSQLKGFNLKFKQVNLFEFVNNRIETLVPFAKEKNINIYNTIDPSVNFYTDALLVTIIIRNLVLNSIKYSNDSQNIYIGAEIIDNYVFIQVKDEGIGMDQEQLNSLFGPQTKTTLGTKKEQGTGLGLFFCRDLVKKSGGKLSVKSKLNQGTTVTFSVPYYLEMPLAEEKDKDSSYIVS; this is encoded by the coding sequence ATGGGCGAGCTGGCAATCCAAAAACGCAATTTCACGGAGGCTATAAAGTACTTCAGAAAATCAGGTATGTTATTCAGTAACATTAGGGACACTTTATTTATAGCTAAATCGAGTCTGAATATGGCTGATATTTACGAGTCATTACAAAAGCCTGATTCCGCTATAAAGTACTATAACAAATCTCTTTTATTATTTGAGAACTTAAAAGATTTAGACAAACAATCTCTAATTTATACCAATCTCGGAATTGTTTGCGACTATATTGGTGATTATAGTAACGCAATGAGGAATTATGTTAAATCATTTGAAATTGATAAATCCTTAAAAAACACTGATTCCTACGGTGTTCATTTAAATAATATCGGTCAGGTTTTTACTTCGTTGAAACTAAATAAAAAAGCTATCGATTATTTGACCCAAAGTGTAAAAGCTTCCGGTCTTATAAACGACACGCTGACGATGTGCTATGCATATGTGGGTTTAAACAATGCCCATCTAAATGCAGGAAACATAAAAGCAGCAGAAGATTTTATTAATAAGGCGATCGATCTACAATCAAAACTAAAAGAAAAAGACTACTTTCTGTTAAGCCTATCCTACACAGACCTGGGCAGAGTATTTATTTCAAAAAACCAATTTCTTTTAGCAGAAAAGAACTTAAAAACTGCATTTGAAATAGGTAAAAAATATGATCATTTATATTGTAAGCTATATGCATTGGGCTATACAGCTCAATTACATAATCAACTAAATGAATTTAGCAAAGCCGAATCGACAAGTAAACTAGCCTTAAGCTTATTAAGTGATGTTAAATTAACGCCGGTGAGAATCACAATTCTTAATCAACTGAAAGAGACTTACGCCCGACAGCAATTATTCGACAAAGCATACCAAATTCAGGAAGAGATACACGATTTAAACAGACTGAACACCTACGAAATTCATGTAAAAAATATTTCGGAGCTATCTGCCAATCTGGACTTATCTCAGGAAAAAAGGATTAATGATTTAAGAGTTAGCAAACAGCGAGAAGAATTAATGGTTAGAATTGAAAAACAAAAGATCATTATTTTTTTCACTATTCTGGTGCTTGCCTGCTTAGGAGTACTCGCAATTAATAGCATTAAAAATCATAACAACCAAAAACAGATCAATAATGCTTTAATGCTCAAAAACAAGGAAATTGAAGCTAATAGAAAAGAAATTGACAAGCAATCCCGCGACTTGGTACAACTGAATGAATATAAGGACGTCATATTTACTATAATTTCCCATGATTTAAGGAAACCTCTTGGACATCTTAGCTCAATATTAGAGCTTTTAGAAAATCATATTATCGATGAGCAGGACCTAAAAACGGTTATTCCGCATATTTCAAAAAATGTTAAAAACACAAGTCAAATATTAGATAGCCTGCTTGTCTGGGCCAAATCCCAATTAAAAGGCTTCAACCTTAAATTTAAGCAGGTAAATCTTTTCGAATTTGTTAATAACAGGATAGAAACTTTAGTCCCTTTTGCTAAAGAGAAAAATATCAATATCTATAATACTATAGATCCATCAGTTAATTTTTATACAGATGCTTTATTGGTAACTATAATCATCAGAAACCTTGTTTTAAATTCGATAAAATATTCCAACGACTCTCAAAATATATATATTGGCGCCGAGATTATTGATAATTATGTTTTTATCCAGGTAAAAGATGAAGGCATTGGTATGGATCAAGAGCAATTGAATTCGTTATTTGGACCACAGACTAAGACAACATTAGGAACTAAAAAGGAACAGGGAACCGGATTGGGATTGTTTTTCTGCCGAGATTTAGTAAAAAAAAGTGGAGGTAAACTTTCTGTAAAAAGTAAGCTTAACCAAGGCACCACTGTAACTTTTTCAGTACCTTATTATTTAGAAATGCCTTTAGCAGAAGAAAAAGACAAAGATTCTTCTTATATTGTTTCATAA